The following coding sequences are from one bacterium window:
- a CDS encoding polysaccharide biosynthesis protein, whose protein sequence is MNFSDKTILITGGTGSFGKKFTEVVFKKYKPKKVIIFSRDEFKQYEM, encoded by the coding sequence ATGAATTTTTCTGACAAAACAATTTTAATTACCGGAGGGACAGGTTCTTTTGGGAAGAAGTTCACAGAGGTAGTATTCAAGAAATATAAGCCTAAGAAAGTAATTATTTTCAGCAGGGATGAATTTAAACAATATGAGATGG